The following are encoded together in the Thermomonas brevis genome:
- a CDS encoding flagellar basal body L-ring protein FlgH encodes MNRVVSFARAAALAAAVLGLASCASVNRLQGDVRPFDAPIAAYAAEPAPLPTRNGPSPGDGGGSIYASRSGKGMRLFQDNKAGDVGDLLTIVLVESTTATTQANTAVTKKSGLDFAAPSIGGAVVPGLSASVDGARDFAGTGNSAQSNKLAGQLTVRVIQDLGNGNLLVRGDKQLRLNQGDELVQVQGIVRRADIGTDNRITSDRVADARIVYGGRGTIARSNAMGWLGRFFNSALFPY; translated from the coding sequence ATGAACCGCGTCGTTTCCTTTGCCCGCGCCGCCGCGCTCGCCGCCGCCGTCCTCGGCCTGGCGTCGTGCGCCAGCGTCAACCGCCTGCAGGGCGACGTGCGCCCGTTCGACGCGCCCATCGCAGCGTACGCGGCGGAGCCCGCGCCGCTGCCGACGCGGAACGGCCCCAGCCCCGGCGACGGCGGCGGCTCCATCTACGCCTCGCGTTCCGGCAAGGGCATGCGCCTGTTCCAGGACAACAAGGCCGGCGACGTGGGCGACCTGCTCACCATCGTGCTGGTCGAAAGCACCACCGCCACCACCCAGGCCAATACCGCGGTCACCAAGAAGAGCGGGCTGGACTTCGCCGCGCCCAGCATCGGTGGCGCCGTCGTGCCGGGCCTGTCGGCGTCGGTGGACGGCGCGCGCGATTTCGCCGGCACCGGCAACAGCGCGCAGAGCAACAAACTGGCCGGCCAGCTGACCGTGCGGGTGATCCAGGACCTCGGCAACGGCAACCTGCTGGTGCGCGGCGACAAGCAGCTGCGCCTGAACCAGGGCGACGAGCTGGTGCAGGTTCAAGGGATCGTGCGGCGGGCCGATATCGGAACCGACAACCGGATCACCTCCGACCGCGTGGCCGACGCGCGCATCGTCTACGGCGGCCGCGGCACCATCGCCCGCTCCAACGCGATGGGCTGGCTGGGCCGCTTCTTCAATTCCGCGTTGTTCCCGTACTGA
- the flgG gene encoding flagellar basal-body rod protein FlgG, translating into MTQSLWIAKTGLDAQQTKMAVISNNLANTNTTGFKRDRASFEDLLYQTIRQPGGATSEQTQLPTGLQVGTGVRVAATAKQFAQGNLNQTGNALDVAVNGRGFFEVLMPDGSSAYTRDGSFQINAQGEVVTNEGYPVQPGLQVPEGAQSVTIGADGTVSVQIAGQTAPVQIGALTLADFVNPAGLQSLGENLYAETGASGPAQTGGPGTGGMGRLIQGSLEASNVNVVEELVSMIETQRAYETNAKAISTTDQMLGFLNNNV; encoded by the coding sequence ATGACCCAGTCCCTGTGGATCGCCAAGACCGGCCTCGACGCCCAGCAGACCAAGATGGCGGTGATTTCCAACAATCTCGCCAACACCAACACCACCGGCTTCAAGCGCGACCGCGCCAGCTTCGAGGATCTGCTGTACCAGACCATCCGCCAGCCCGGCGGCGCGACCTCCGAGCAGACCCAGCTGCCCACCGGCCTGCAGGTCGGCACCGGCGTGCGGGTGGCGGCCACCGCCAAGCAGTTCGCGCAGGGCAACCTCAACCAGACCGGCAACGCGCTGGACGTGGCGGTCAACGGCCGCGGCTTCTTCGAGGTGCTGATGCCGGACGGCAGCTCCGCCTACACCCGCGACGGCAGCTTCCAGATCAATGCGCAGGGCGAAGTGGTCACCAACGAGGGTTACCCGGTGCAGCCGGGCCTGCAGGTGCCGGAGGGCGCGCAGAGCGTGACCATCGGCGCCGACGGCACGGTCAGCGTGCAGATCGCCGGGCAGACGGCGCCGGTGCAGATCGGCGCGCTGACCCTGGCCGATTTCGTCAATCCGGCCGGCTTGCAGTCGCTCGGCGAAAACCTCTACGCCGAAACCGGCGCCAGCGGCCCGGCCCAGACCGGCGGCCCCGGCACCGGCGGCATGGGCCGGCTGATCCAGGGCTCGCTGGAAGCCTCCAACGTCAACGTGGTGGAGGAGCTGGTGTCGATGATCGAGACCCAGCGCGCCTACGAAACCAACGCCAAGGCGATCTCCACCACCGACCAGATGCTGGGCTTCCTCAACAACAACGTGTGA
- a CDS encoding flagellar basal body rod protein FlgF translates to MTDRALYIAMTGASAMLRGQATVANNLANADSVGFQATLDATVAAPVAGPGLPSRVATEARTLGVDARMGAIHQTGNPLDVAMHQERWLAVQDAAGGTAYTRAGDLAINANGLLTTSRGQLVLGADGAPLSIPPNQSLDIGADGTISIVPQGQPPSTLTEAGRLQVIAAKTTDLERGDDGLMRPRTGFVPQPATGASLTSGTLEDSNVKAADALVSMIELSRKFEMQVQLLQRADENARASSSLVSSR, encoded by the coding sequence ATGACCGACCGAGCCCTCTACATCGCGATGACCGGCGCCAGCGCCATGCTGCGCGGCCAGGCCACCGTGGCCAACAACCTGGCGAACGCCGACAGCGTCGGCTTCCAGGCCACGCTGGACGCGACCGTCGCCGCGCCGGTGGCGGGGCCCGGCCTGCCCTCGCGCGTCGCCACCGAGGCGCGCACGCTGGGCGTGGACGCGCGGATGGGCGCGATCCACCAGACCGGCAACCCGCTGGACGTGGCGATGCACCAGGAGCGCTGGCTGGCGGTGCAGGACGCCGCGGGCGGCACCGCCTACACCCGCGCCGGCGACCTCGCCATCAACGCCAACGGCCTGCTCACCACCTCGCGTGGGCAGCTGGTGCTGGGCGCGGACGGCGCGCCGCTGTCGATCCCGCCCAACCAGAGTCTGGACATAGGCGCCGACGGCACGATCTCCATCGTCCCGCAGGGCCAGCCGCCCTCCACGCTCACCGAGGCCGGCCGGCTGCAGGTGATCGCGGCGAAGACCACCGACCTGGAACGCGGCGACGACGGCCTGATGCGCCCGCGCACCGGCTTCGTCCCGCAGCCCGCCACCGGTGCCTCGCTGACCTCCGGCACGCTGGAGGACAGCAACGTGAAGGCGGCGGACGCGCTGGTGTCGATGATCGAACTGTCGCGCAAGTTCGAGATGCAGGTACAGCTCTTGCAGCGTGCCGACGAGAACGCGCGTGCGAGCAGCTCGCTGGTGTCGTCGCGCTGA
- the flgE gene encoding flagellar hook protein FlgE has product MSFRISVSGMNAASQDLNITSNNIANVNTTGFKQSRAEFGDLFAVSAYGLSNVATGAGVRLQAVAQQFGQGNIDFTGRSLDLAISGQGFFTLSNNGATVYSRAGNFGADRDGYVTNPAGHRLQVFLPNTAGGFDTGRMSDLQLPTGDAPPAATSSVTVETNLPADAAQPAIAFDPLDPNSYNETTSVTVYDSLGASHSQSMYFVKTANPNEWEMHTFVDGNAVGGPQLLQYSSSGALTSPSPGQVTLPATPTTNGSAPLSITMDLGRSTQYGEDFSVLGVTQNGHSTGRLTGIETSPEGVISARYTNGVVQPLGQVAMTNFVNPQGLQSIGDNVWAETYNSGEPRRGQAGTADFGAVQGGGLEASNVDLTEQLVNMITAQRNYQANAQMIQTQDQITQTVINIR; this is encoded by the coding sequence ATGAGCTTTCGCATCTCCGTCAGCGGCATGAACGCCGCCAGCCAGGACCTCAACATCACCTCCAACAACATCGCCAACGTCAACACGACCGGCTTCAAGCAGTCGCGCGCGGAGTTCGGCGACCTGTTCGCGGTGTCGGCCTACGGCCTGTCCAACGTCGCCACCGGCGCGGGCGTCCGTTTGCAGGCGGTGGCCCAGCAGTTCGGCCAGGGCAACATCGACTTCACCGGCCGCTCGCTGGACCTGGCGATCTCCGGGCAAGGCTTCTTCACCCTCTCCAACAACGGCGCGACGGTCTATTCGCGCGCCGGCAACTTCGGCGCGGACCGCGACGGCTACGTGACCAACCCGGCCGGCCACCGCCTGCAGGTGTTCCTGCCGAACACCGCTGGCGGCTTCGACACCGGCCGCATGAGCGACCTGCAGCTGCCCACCGGCGACGCGCCGCCGGCCGCCACCAGCAGCGTCACGGTGGAGACCAACCTGCCGGCCGACGCCGCGCAGCCGGCCATCGCCTTCGATCCGCTGGACCCGAACAGCTACAACGAGACCACCTCGGTGACGGTGTACGACTCGCTGGGCGCCTCGCACAGCCAGTCGATGTACTTCGTGAAGACCGCCAACCCGAACGAGTGGGAGATGCACACCTTCGTCGACGGTAATGCGGTCGGCGGCCCGCAGCTGCTGCAGTATTCGAGCTCCGGCGCGCTGACCTCGCCCTCGCCCGGCCAGGTCACCCTGCCCGCCACGCCCACCACGAATGGGTCGGCGCCGCTCAGCATCACCATGGATCTGGGCCGTTCCACCCAGTACGGCGAGGACTTCAGCGTGCTGGGCGTGACCCAGAACGGCCATTCCACCGGCCGCCTGACCGGCATCGAGACCTCGCCCGAGGGCGTGATTTCCGCGCGCTACACCAACGGCGTGGTGCAGCCGCTGGGCCAGGTGGCGATGACCAACTTCGTCAATCCGCAGGGCCTGCAGTCGATCGGCGACAACGTCTGGGCGGAAACCTACAACTCGGGCGAGCCGCGCCGCGGCCAGGCCGGCACCGCCGACTTCGGCGCGGTCCAGGGCGGCGGGCTGGAAGCCTCCAACGTCGACCTGACCGAGCAGTTGGTCAACATGATCACCGCGCAGCGCAACTACCAGGCCAACGCGCAGATGATCCAGACCCAGGACCAGATCACCCAGACGGTGATCAACATCCGCTGA
- a CDS encoding flagellar hook assembly protein FlgD has product MSTVNSATNTDSAYAQYAFPTTNASQSDGMGQADFLRLMTEQMKNQDPLNPLKGNEFLGQLAQFSTVQGIENMQQAMSAMASVMENDQSLRAANLVGRDALVEVDKVQLQAGAGVSGEIVATQAGPIHVEVVDAAGQVVRRVDMQAAGSGPVQFSWDGKDANGDPTKAGTYTFRATSGSGEDSEALAVRLAAHIDSVSIEPTGLVLNLAGLGSMPLSSVRRIGS; this is encoded by the coding sequence ATGAGCACCGTCAATTCCGCCACCAATACCGACAGCGCGTACGCGCAGTACGCGTTCCCCACCACCAATGCCAGCCAGTCGGACGGCATGGGCCAGGCCGATTTCCTGCGCCTGATGACCGAGCAGATGAAGAACCAGGACCCGCTCAACCCGCTGAAGGGCAACGAGTTCCTGGGCCAGCTGGCGCAGTTCTCCACCGTGCAGGGCATTGAGAACATGCAGCAGGCCATGTCCGCCATGGCCAGCGTGATGGAGAACGACCAGTCGCTGCGCGCCGCCAATCTGGTCGGCCGCGACGCGCTGGTGGAAGTGGACAAGGTGCAGCTGCAGGCCGGCGCCGGCGTCAGCGGCGAGATCGTCGCCACCCAGGCCGGGCCGATCCACGTCGAAGTGGTCGATGCCGCCGGCCAGGTGGTGCGCCGCGTGGACATGCAGGCCGCCGGCAGCGGGCCGGTGCAGTTCAGCTGGGACGGCAAGGACGCGAACGGCGATCCGACCAAGGCCGGTACCTACACCTTCCGCGCCACCAGCGGCAGCGGCGAGGACAGCGAGGCGCTCGCGGTGCGCCTCGCCGCGCACATCGACAGCGTTTCGATCGAACCGACAGGGCTGGTGCTGAACCTCGCCGGCCTCGGCAGCATGCCGCTTTCCTCCGTCCGCCGCATCGGCAGCTGA
- the flgC gene encoding flagellar basal body rod protein FlgC: MSNLPIFDVAGSAMQAQSVRLSTVASNLANANTVAGTAEGAYRAKQPVFSAEPVQGDPTLAGVQVLEVRESDAAPVRRYDPGNPLADPQGYVYAPDVDPVAQMVDMISASRSYQANVEVFNSAKELAVATLSMGR, translated from the coding sequence ATGAGCAATCTCCCGATCTTCGACGTGGCCGGTTCGGCGATGCAGGCGCAGTCGGTGCGCCTGAGCACCGTCGCCAGCAACCTCGCCAACGCCAACACCGTCGCCGGCACCGCCGAGGGCGCCTACCGCGCCAAGCAGCCGGTGTTTTCCGCCGAGCCCGTGCAGGGCGACCCGACGCTGGCCGGCGTGCAGGTGCTGGAGGTGCGCGAAAGCGACGCCGCGCCGGTCCGCCGCTACGACCCGGGCAATCCGCTGGCCGACCCGCAGGGCTACGTCTACGCGCCCGACGTCGATCCGGTGGCGCAGATGGTGGACATGATCTCCGCCTCGCGCAGCTACCAGGCCAACGTCGAGGTCTTCAACAGCGCCAAGGAACTGGCCGTCGCCACCCTGAGCATGGGCCGCTGA
- the flgB gene encoding flagellar basal body rod protein FlgB — protein sequence MLASNLANADTPGFQAQDLDFASALQAALSPAAGEGTNALEAAASQARYARPGVQPSMDGNTVDTQREQATYAQAALEYRASMAFVESKVRTMLTAITGQ from the coding sequence GTGCTCGCCTCCAATCTGGCCAACGCCGACACCCCCGGCTTCCAGGCGCAGGACCTGGATTTCGCCAGCGCGCTGCAGGCGGCGCTGTCCCCCGCCGCCGGCGAAGGGACCAATGCGCTGGAGGCCGCCGCGTCGCAAGCCCGCTACGCCCGTCCCGGCGTGCAGCCGAGCATGGACGGCAACACCGTCGATACCCAGCGCGAGCAGGCCACCTACGCCCAGGCGGCGCTGGAATACCGCGCCTCGATGGCCTTCGTCGAATCCAAGGTGAGAACCATGCTCACCGCGATTACCGGTCAGTGA
- a CDS encoding chemotaxis protein: MHRNQLLDRIDQRIRLAGHNRLALLLFRLGGRQIFGVNVFKVQEVLPRPTLFTMPQLPGGFLGAADIRGRSVPVLDLASAIGQPSDGQANYLVVTEFNRTVQGFLVSAVDRIVNIAVEDVQPPPELGSDPHYLTGVTRYHDELIQLVDVESVLAEALPPPATAVEIVPVAVAGSREVLVVDDSRVARNQIRNVLDQLGLTCTQLSDGRQALDHLKQLVASGQDPVARYAMVISDIEMPSMDGYTLTSEIRRDPALSGLYVLLHTSLSGVFNHAMVERVGADDFVPKYSQQELADRIRGRLSKLA, encoded by the coding sequence ATGCACCGCAACCAACTGCTCGACCGCATCGACCAACGCATCCGCCTGGCCGGCCACAACCGGCTGGCCCTGCTGCTGTTCCGGCTGGGAGGGCGTCAGATTTTTGGCGTGAACGTGTTCAAGGTGCAGGAAGTCCTGCCGCGCCCGACCCTGTTCACCATGCCGCAGCTGCCGGGCGGCTTCCTCGGCGCGGCCGACATCCGCGGCCGCAGCGTGCCGGTGCTGGACCTGGCCAGCGCCATCGGCCAGCCCAGCGACGGCCAGGCCAACTACCTGGTGGTGACCGAGTTCAACCGCACCGTGCAGGGCTTCTTGGTGTCGGCGGTGGACCGCATCGTCAACATTGCGGTCGAGGACGTGCAGCCGCCGCCGGAGCTGGGCAGCGACCCGCACTACCTGACCGGCGTGACCCGCTACCACGACGAGCTGATCCAGCTGGTGGACGTGGAAAGCGTGCTGGCCGAGGCCCTGCCGCCGCCGGCCACGGCCGTCGAGATCGTCCCGGTGGCCGTCGCCGGCAGCCGCGAGGTGCTGGTGGTGGACGACTCGCGGGTGGCCCGCAACCAGATCCGCAACGTGCTCGACCAGCTCGGCCTGACCTGCACCCAGCTCTCCGACGGGCGGCAGGCGCTGGACCATCTCAAGCAGCTGGTGGCCAGCGGGCAGGATCCGGTGGCGCGCTACGCGATGGTGATCTCCGACATCGAGATGCCCTCGATGGACGGCTACACGCTCACGTCGGAAATCCGTCGCGACCCGGCCCTGAGCGGGCTCTACGTGCTGCTGCACACCTCGCTGTCGGGCGTGTTCAACCATGCGATGGTGGAGCGCGTGGGGGCGGACGACTTCGTGCCGAAGTACTCCCAGCAGGAGTTGGCCGACCGGATCCGGGGCAGGCTTTCCAAACTGGCTTAA
- the flgM gene encoding flagellar biosynthesis anti-sigma factor FlgM: MTTKIEGGLPAKPVEASVVSESQARAGSPREAATATPPVDSLRLTGEAVGLKAMARDLATPSKLDMARIKEIRNAIDSGSYQINPQDIANRLLALERELLQ; the protein is encoded by the coding sequence ATGACCACGAAAATCGAAGGCGGCCTGCCGGCGAAGCCCGTGGAGGCGTCCGTCGTCAGCGAATCCCAGGCCCGCGCCGGCAGCCCGCGCGAAGCCGCGACCGCAACGCCCCCCGTGGACAGCCTGCGCCTGACCGGCGAAGCCGTCGGCCTGAAGGCCATGGCCCGCGACCTAGCCACGCCGTCCAAGCTGGACATGGCGCGGATCAAGGAAATCCGCAACGCCATCGACTCCGGCAGCTACCAGATCAACCCGCAGGACATCGCCAACCGCCTGCTGGCACTGGAACGCGAACTGCTGCAATGA
- a CDS encoding flagellar protein FlgN, with amino-acid sequence MSLLAEHPLDALESALQAERRALLEHDVDALLRSTQAKLEALSAAERVAGSADMARVGELHELNRANAVLLARRRREVAWTLRHIGRTEASGVYDGSGYANARAQSRWLGSG; translated from the coding sequence ATGAGCCTGCTGGCCGAGCATCCGCTTGACGCGCTGGAATCGGCCCTGCAGGCCGAGCGCCGCGCCCTGCTGGAACACGACGTGGACGCGCTGCTGCGCTCCACCCAGGCCAAGCTCGAAGCGCTGTCCGCCGCCGAACGCGTTGCCGGCAGCGCCGACATGGCCCGCGTCGGCGAACTGCACGAACTCAACCGCGCCAACGCGGTGCTGCTGGCCCGCCGCCGCCGCGAGGTGGCGTGGACGCTGCGCCACATCGGCCGCACCGAGGCCAGCGGCGTCTACGACGGCTCCGGCTACGCCAACGCACGGGCGCAGTCGCGATGGCTGGGTAGCGGATGA
- a CDS encoding ATP-binding protein, producing the protein MTDDIAPPSLWSGDAVWAASAINFPVLFLDGDRLVHDANPAARALAEKLAPGSGPETLVGMVSDTDWATAVRQGHWQGVVRPEHMPPLALEIHCGHAPDSPHCIMVVLDISERGERKRQYEELQRTVDRLASTQEQLLQSEKMASIGQLAAGVAHEINNPIGYVGSNLGTLQDYGTALIALVEKYHEALFSDDPAAHRDELLQARQRLDIDYIVGDLPSLLNESREGIERVTKIVQDLKGFSRVGRDRQMQPADLLQGLDSTLNIVWNDLKYKVRLEKHYTALPPVECLASEINQVFLNLLLNAGQAIEQRGTIVLASGCDDSEAWISITDSGCGIPPEAMSHLFDPFFTTKPIGRGTGLGLAISYGIVAKHHGRIDVSSRVGQGSTFRVVLPIRQPRDGQEEGADRAG; encoded by the coding sequence ATGACAGACGACATCGCGCCGCCCTCGCTCTGGAGCGGCGACGCGGTCTGGGCCGCCAGCGCGATCAACTTCCCCGTCCTGTTCCTCGACGGCGATCGGCTCGTGCACGACGCCAATCCGGCCGCTCGCGCGCTGGCGGAGAAGCTCGCCCCGGGCAGCGGCCCGGAAACCCTGGTGGGCATGGTGTCCGACACGGACTGGGCCACCGCAGTCCGGCAGGGGCACTGGCAGGGCGTGGTCCGGCCGGAGCACATGCCGCCGCTGGCGCTGGAGATCCACTGCGGCCACGCGCCGGACAGCCCGCACTGCATCATGGTGGTGCTCGACATCAGCGAGCGCGGCGAGCGCAAGCGGCAGTACGAGGAGCTGCAGCGCACCGTCGACCGCCTGGCCAGCACGCAGGAACAGCTGCTGCAGTCGGAGAAAATGGCCTCCATCGGCCAGCTGGCGGCGGGCGTCGCCCACGAGATCAACAACCCGATCGGCTACGTCGGCTCCAACCTCGGCACGCTGCAGGACTACGGCACCGCGCTGATCGCGCTGGTCGAGAAGTACCACGAAGCGCTGTTCTCGGACGACCCGGCCGCGCACCGCGACGAGCTGCTGCAGGCGCGCCAGCGGCTGGACATCGACTACATCGTCGGCGACCTGCCCAGCCTGCTGAACGAGTCGCGCGAGGGCATCGAGCGGGTCACCAAGATCGTGCAGGACCTCAAGGGGTTCTCGCGAGTGGGCCGCGACCGCCAGATGCAGCCGGCCGACCTGCTGCAGGGGCTGGACTCCACCCTCAACATCGTCTGGAACGACCTCAAGTACAAGGTCCGGCTGGAAAAGCACTACACCGCGCTGCCGCCGGTGGAGTGCCTGGCCTCGGAGATCAACCAGGTCTTCCTCAACCTGCTGCTCAACGCTGGCCAGGCCATCGAGCAGCGCGGCACCATCGTGCTGGCCAGCGGCTGCGACGACAGCGAGGCATGGATCAGCATCACCGACAGCGGCTGCGGCATTCCGCCGGAAGCGATGTCGCACCTGTTCGATCCGTTCTTCACCACCAAGCCGATCGGCCGCGGCACCGGCCTCGGGCTGGCGATCTCCTACGGCATCGTGGCCAAGCACCACGGCCGCATCGACGTGTCCAGCCGGGTGGGGCAGGGCAGCACCTTCCGCGTGGTGCTGCCGATTCGGCAGCCGCGCGACGGGCAGGAAGAGGGCGCCGACCGCGCCGGCTAG
- a CDS encoding EAL domain-containing protein — translation MNIATAEDQTIGGVPPADIYRLGASGPSLNSVIAAVDGAHRKLALLHIDVDGIGTINATLGENIVEQALRVVARRLVQAVPDDAWLWRLGSEEFVAAVAYREGEPDGEALAERLREAFDAPVQVPPFVLDVTLSIGIAVHPEHAHDAASLLVAAEQAMRRAKRSGPGGQAVHVPDAPLDAVADAGREHQGHRFVDAIAQSEFRLYYQPVVSAQDGSIVACSSLLRWHNTQEGVLRANRILPAVERAGLAGAVGLWTIETAIRQVHRWRDMGIDYLNASVPLEGALLTRKECPDLVGELLHRHDVSGSAIEFEVSEAVLSLDAPHVAESLAGLRALGSVLTLADFGMRGLSLAALAQHPLDRLKIDRSFLRNITSQPRSAALVRGIIAMGHKLGMTLVAKGVETDAELGFLRRHHCDFFQGYLFSPPLPGTDIDELLRRRFLLPHVFQDSAAMQPSRTLLLLDDEENVLRSLVRLLRRDGYRLLTAGSVSEAFDLLARNDVQVVLSDQRMPDMSGTEFLARVRDLYPDTVRLALSGYTDLETISQAINQDAAYRFLIKPWDDADLREHVRAAFRLVEQRRSHSDRP, via the coding sequence TTGAACATCGCGACGGCCGAAGACCAGACGATCGGCGGCGTCCCACCGGCGGACATCTACCGACTCGGCGCCAGCGGGCCGAGTCTGAACTCGGTGATCGCCGCGGTGGACGGCGCGCACCGCAAGCTGGCCCTGCTCCATATCGACGTCGACGGCATCGGCACGATCAACGCGACGCTGGGCGAGAACATCGTCGAGCAGGCGCTGCGGGTGGTGGCGCGCCGGCTGGTGCAGGCGGTGCCCGACGATGCCTGGCTGTGGCGGCTGGGCAGCGAGGAGTTCGTCGCGGCGGTCGCCTACCGCGAGGGCGAGCCGGACGGCGAGGCTCTTGCAGAGCGGCTGCGCGAGGCGTTCGACGCGCCGGTGCAGGTGCCGCCGTTCGTGCTCGACGTGACCCTGTCGATCGGCATCGCGGTCCATCCCGAGCATGCGCACGATGCCGCCAGCCTGCTGGTCGCCGCCGAGCAGGCGATGCGCCGCGCCAAGCGCAGCGGGCCTGGCGGCCAAGCCGTGCACGTGCCGGACGCGCCGCTGGACGCGGTGGCCGACGCCGGCCGCGAGCACCAGGGCCACCGGTTCGTGGACGCCATCGCGCAGAGCGAATTCCGCCTCTACTACCAGCCGGTGGTGAGCGCGCAGGACGGCAGCATCGTCGCCTGCAGCTCGCTGCTGCGCTGGCACAACACCCAGGAAGGCGTGCTGCGCGCCAACCGCATCCTGCCCGCCGTGGAGCGCGCCGGGCTGGCCGGCGCGGTGGGCCTGTGGACGATCGAAACCGCGATCCGGCAGGTGCATCGCTGGCGCGACATGGGCATCGACTACCTCAACGCGTCGGTGCCGCTGGAAGGCGCGCTGCTGACCCGCAAGGAATGCCCGGACCTGGTCGGCGAGCTGCTGCACCGGCACGACGTGTCCGGCAGCGCGATCGAGTTCGAGGTGTCGGAAGCGGTGCTGTCGCTGGACGCGCCGCACGTGGCCGAGAGCCTCGCCGGCCTGCGCGCGCTGGGGTCGGTGCTGACCCTGGCCGACTTCGGCATGCGCGGCCTGAGCCTGGCGGCGCTGGCGCAGCATCCGCTGGACCGGCTGAAGATCGACCGCAGCTTCCTGCGCAACATCACCAGCCAGCCGCGCAGCGCGGCGCTGGTGCGCGGGATCATCGCGATGGGCCACAAGCTGGGCATGACCCTGGTGGCCAAGGGCGTGGAAACCGACGCCGAGCTGGGCTTCCTGCGCCGCCATCACTGCGACTTCTTCCAGGGCTACCTGTTCAGCCCGCCCCTGCCCGGCACCGACATCGACGAACTGCTGCGCCGCCGCTTCCTGCTGCCGCACGTATTCCAGGACAGCGCGGCGATGCAGCCGTCCCGCACGCTGCTCCTGCTGGACGACGAGGAGAACGTGCTGCGCTCGCTGGTGCGCCTGCTGCGCCGTGACGGCTACCGCCTGCTGACCGCCGGCAGCGTGAGCGAGGCGTTCGACCTGCTGGCGCGCAACGACGTGCAGGTGGTGCTGTCCGACCAGCGCATGCCGGACATGAGCGGCACCGAGTTCCTGGCGCGCGTGCGCGACCTCTACCCGGACACCGTGCGGCTGGCGCTGTCCGGCTACACCGACCTCGAAACGATCAGCCAGGCGATCAACCAGGACGCGGCCTACCGCTTCCTGATCAAGCCCTGGGACGATGCCGACCTGCGCGAGCACGTGCGCGCGGCGTTCCGGCTGGTCGAGCAGCGCCGCAGCCACAGCGACCGGCCCTAG